TCTCGTGATTGTACTAGAGGTTTTTGGAAAATTTTCGCGAAAGCATAACTATATCCTTTCTATATATAACAACTTATAAAAAAGAGTATAGCAAGTAGAAATGTAGATAAAGCCACTTTTTTAAGTTCTGGATCAAGTAAAGCGTGTATTGAAGTACTTCTTACAGTAAACATATGCTTCACTAGTGGTATAAACGCCACAAGAGAGATATAATCAATAAAATGAGTTGCCGTAAGCATGAGATAAGAAACCCACCCTAAGAGTCCTAAAACGAATAATGCCGAATGATACTTCTCTGCACCAGCTGCTCCTAAGACAACTGCAAGTGTGTTTTTACCCACGCGAGCGTCTGCCTCACGATCTCTCATATTATTAAGATGCAATACCATTGTAGATAGCGCTCCTATAGTAAGAGCAGGAAGTATCTGTATAAAATTGATATACTGTGTAAATAAAAAGAAAGACCCCAGAACACCCACGAGACCAAAAAATATAAAAACAAAAACGTCTCCTAACCCTCTATATCCATAAGCACTCTTTCCTACAGTATATTTAATAGCAGATACAATTGCTGCTACTCCTAACAGTAAAAAAAGTATGGAAAGTAAAAAGTGATCTACTCCAAAGGATACGTAAATCAAAAGCAGCACAATAAACACGGTGATAATTGATGTAATTATAATTGCCTTCTTAAGATCTTGTGCCGTAAGAAGGCCGCTTTGCATGGCTCTAGCTGGACCTACTCGCTCTGCATTATCTGTTCCCTTAACGCCATCACCATAATCATTTGCATAATTAGATAAGATCTGAAATCCTAAAGTAGCGAGTATGGCTAGTATAAAAATACTCCAGTTAAAGGCGCCTTCTTGCAATGCGAGTCCGCCTCCCACAAGAATCCCAGCTATAGAAAGTGGTAATGTACGAGGACGTGCGGCACTAAGCCAAACTTGGAATGAGGGCATATATTTTTTTAAGTGCGTAAATGTACTATTTTCTTTGGGCTTCTACCCTTCTCAAATTTCAAAAGGATTTACTAGCTTCGTAATGATTAAAAATAATCTCATGATGAATCTCAAATCTATTGCCGCACTACTTCTTGTAATTCTTTCAGTTTTAAGTTGTAAACAAAAAGAAACTACAGCAGCCCATGTTGAAGTGGAAGAAAAAAAACCTTTTTTCTGGGAAGCTGCAAATATGTATTTCTTACTCACAGATCGCTTTAATAACGGCGATACAAGTAATGATGTCAACTTTGAGAGAACTCAAGACGCTGCGGTATTAAGAGATTTTATGGGTGGTGACATCAAAGGAATTACGCAGAAGATAGAAGACGGTTATTTTACAGATCTTGGGATCAACGCTATCTGGTTTACTCCAGTAGTAGAGCAAGTACATGGAGCAGTAGATGAAGGAACTGGTGTTACTTATGGTTATCACGGTTACTGGACTAAGGACTGGACTTCACTTGACCCTAACTTTGGCACGAGAGAGGACTTACAATCATTAATAAGTGCAGCACATCAAAAGGATATACGCATTGTTATGGATGTGGTACTTAATCACACAGGTCCTGTAACACAAGAAGACCCATTCTGGGGTGAAGACTGGGCAAGAGAAAACCCTAATTGCGCCTTCAGCACTTATGAGAATACTACTGCTTGTAGTCTTGTAGAAAACCTACCAGACATCCTTACCGAGAGTGATCAAGAAGTTGCACTTCCAGCTACACTAGTTGCAAAGTGGAAGTCTGAAGGACGTTATGATGAGGAAATGGCAGAGCTTGACTCTTATTTCGCAGCAAACAACCTAAAGAAAACACCGCGCAATTACATTATAAAATGGCTTACGGACTACATTAGAGACTTTGGAGTAGATGCTTTTAGAGTAGATACTACAAAACATGTGGATGAAGCCTCATGGGTGGCATTAAGAGCACAAGCAGATATAGCCTTTGCGGATTATAAGGCAAACAATGAAGACAAAGTTATGGATGATAATGACTTTTTCATGTTTGGAGAAGTTTATAATTACTCTATAGATGGAGGTCGTGATTATGATTTTGGAGATAAAAAGGTAGATTACTTTGCAAATGGCTTTGATAATCTGATTAATTTCCAATTTAAATATGATGCTCAAGGAAGTTATGAGCAGCTATTTAGTAAGTATGCGACAATAAAGGATTCTATTTTTAGCGAT
The genomic region above belongs to Dokdonia sp. Dokd-P16 and contains:
- a CDS encoding alpha-amylase family glycosyl hydrolase, whose translation is MNLKSIAALLLVILSVLSCKQKETTAAHVEVEEKKPFFWEAANMYFLLTDRFNNGDTSNDVNFERTQDAAVLRDFMGGDIKGITQKIEDGYFTDLGINAIWFTPVVEQVHGAVDEGTGVTYGYHGYWTKDWTSLDPNFGTREDLQSLISAAHQKDIRIVMDVVLNHTGPVTQEDPFWGEDWARENPNCAFSTYENTTACSLVENLPDILTESDQEVALPATLVAKWKSEGRYDEEMAELDSYFAANNLKKTPRNYIIKWLTDYIRDFGVDAFRVDTTKHVDEASWVALRAQADIAFADYKANNEDKVMDDNDFFMFGEVYNYSIDGGRDYDFGDKKVDYFANGFDNLINFQFKYDAQGSYEQLFSKYATIKDSIFSDKSFVNYATSHDDGQPFDKDRNKAIETGTKLLLTTGISQVYYGDETARDLTIEGTDGDATLRSFMNWKDINSSTTNEVLAHWQKLGTFRRDHPSVGAGTHEMLSAAPYVFKRSFDKNDMKDTVVVGLDLNIGKKDIVVGNAFAKAQTVKDTYSGQEASIIDGKITLDTPYDIVLLEVVKN
- the menA gene encoding 1,4-dihydroxy-2-naphthoate octaprenyltransferase, which translates into the protein MPSFQVWLSAARPRTLPLSIAGILVGGGLALQEGAFNWSIFILAILATLGFQILSNYANDYGDGVKGTDNAERVGPARAMQSGLLTAQDLKKAIIITSIITVFIVLLLIYVSFGVDHFLLSILFLLLGVAAIVSAIKYTVGKSAYGYRGLGDVFVFIFFGLVGVLGSFFLFTQYINFIQILPALTIGALSTMVLHLNNMRDREADARVGKNTLAVVLGAAGAEKYHSALFVLGLLGWVSYLMLTATHFIDYISLVAFIPLVKHMFTVRSTSIHALLDPELKKVALSTFLLAILFFISCYI